The nucleotide window CCGTCTAAAGTTGGCATTTCCGTTAATAACTATTTCGTCGTTAAAAAATATCCGGCGGCGAAAATTTTCAAAAAATTTCTGAAAACTAGTGGATAAACGTAAACTCAAACAGGGGTATGCTTTGCTAAAGTTTTCAACAAGGCTAATAAGGAGAGTCCCCTTTCTATTCCGGGTGTGTGTGATGGACGGTTTGAAAGTCAAGCTAGTGAACTATACCCCAAAACCCTTAGAAACAGTAACCTGGGCTGCGTTGATAAGCTACTGGGAAGAGTGGGAAAGTGAAGCTTTTGAAAGAGTAACGAGGACAGACGTGGAGAATCATTTGCCGAGAGTTCTGGGCTACGGGCATGAGTCGATTTTGGAGCATGCTGTTTTTACCTTTGCGATTGAAGGGATAAGCAGAGTTGCCTCGCATCAGCTAATCCGCCACAGGATAGCCAGCTACACACAGCAGAGCCAACGCTATATCAAGCTTAACCCTGAGGATGTTGAAGAGACGTTTGTTATCCCGGAGGGAGTTAAAGAAAATCCAGAGCTGTATGAAAAATGGAAAAAGCTTATGCGAGAAGCGATAGAACTTTACGAGGAGACTTACGCCAGGGGTATACATCAGGAAGATGCACGCTTCATTCTGCCTCAGGCAGTGAGAACTAAAATCGTAGTCACTATGAACCTTAGAGAGCTCAAGCATTTTCTGGGTCTTAGAGCGTGTGAAAGAGCACAGTGGGAAATAAGAGAGGTTGCGTGGAAAATGCTCGAAGAAATAGCTAAAAGGGATGACCTGAGGCCAATAATAAAATGGGCAAAGCTTGGGCCGAGGTGTATTTCCTTAGGTTACTGTCCGGAAAGGGAGCTAATGCCCTCCGGCTGCTGGAAGAGAACAAGGGAGAAGTGGAGGAAACTGGCAGAGTGAAGAGCGTTAGGATCCTCAATTTTGTGCCATTTTAATAAGATGCATCCGGGGGAAACCGCATGGGTGCTGAAAAGAAGAGCATAATGGAGATCGTCCGCGAGGAAATAATGAGGAGGCCCGTTATCCAGGAGTGCATCCGTCTGGGGATCGTCAACTACAGCGCCCTTGCGAGGCTCCTCATCGGGGAACTCGGCCTGGCCTTTTCGGTTCCTGCGGTTAAGATGGCGCTGATACGGCTCGGCGAGGAGCTCAAGGGCGAAAAGTCTGTCTTGGAGAGCCGGGTTAGGAAGGTCATCGGGGGTAGCATCATAGAGCTCCAGTCTGACGTGAGCGTGGTAACCCTCCCAAAGGAGGGGGTCTCCGGGATAATGGAGAAAATCTCGGCCATAATGGGGGAATCAAGGTTCTTCCAGCTGACCCAGGGAAGGGAAACGTTTACGGTAGTCATTTCAAGTGAGGACGAGGAAAAGGTGCTCAGCCTCGCAAGGGATGTCATCGAGATACTGAGGGAGCAGACCGCCCTCACCATAGTGAGTCCGGAGGGCATAATCAGCACCCCTGGCGTTGTCGCCTTCATGGCCTCGGCGCTCTCCCTGAACGGCATAAACATAACACAAGTAATCTCGTGCTACAAGGACACGATTTTTGTGATCGACCGCAGAGACGCCCCCCGTGCCTACCAGCTCCTCGAAGAGCTGATAAGGAGGATGCGATGATCTGTTCTATTTAGAACAAATTTCTGATATTTTGCTATTTTTGTTACAAAAAGAATAAAAACGTTTTCCTATTCTTTTCGACTGCGGAATTCAAATTCGAAGTAAGGAGGAGTGAACATGTCAGACTTTGGTGTGCTATCATTGCTGCCTCCGCTGGTGGCCATTGGACTAGCAATATTGACGAAAAGAGTGCTCTTTGCTTTGTTCTTTGGAGTCTGGGTTGGAGGACTGTTAGTTGCAGGCGGAGACCCAGTAGGAGCAACGACGCAGACATTGAAGTGGATAGTGTTCAACATAGCCTCCGCATGGGAAGAGAACGGCCAGATAGTGACCGACCTATGGAACACGAGAATACTGCTCTTTGATGCGTTGATCGGTGCGGGTGTTGCACTAATTTACAAATCCGGCGGAATGAACGCCATCGCGAAAGCCGTTACAAGGAAGATTAGAACCAGCAGAGCTGCTTCATTAATGGCCGCAATTTTCGGAACCATAATCTTCTTTGACGACTATACCAACACCATCATCGTTGGAAATACAATGAGGCCGATAACAGATAGGGCGAGAGTCTCAAGAGAGTTCTTAGCCTATGCTGATGATTCCACGGCTGCACCAGTGGCGGTTTTGGCTGTTGTTTCTACATGGATAGGCTATGAGCTCGGACTTCTAAAGGATGCAATCGCAAGTGTCGGAGAAAGCATAAGTGCGTACTCTGCTTGGTTTGCAAGCTGGCCCTACAGGTTTTACCCAATCTTAGCTATAATTCTTGTTTATCTGGTAGCAATTACCCACAGGCACTACGGTCCGATGCTCAAAGCAGAATACAGGGCAAGAAAAGAGGGTAAAGTCCTTCGTGATGGGGCACAGCCAATGATGACTACTGAAATTGACGTGGGAATGCCCATTGAAGGCAAGGAAAGCGTGTGGACATTCATACTTCCGGTGCTAACACTGGTAGCATTGACATTCATCGGTTTATGGGTTACCGGTGGGGGAAGTGCCACCTATGCCGAAGGAGGCTTCCAGGCAGTTCTGTCTAACGCAGACTCAACATGGGCACTTGTTTGGGGTTCCTTTGGAATGGTCGTCGTGGCGATGGCACTCGTGATTGGAATGAAAATAATGAGCCTTAAGGAAGTCGAGGAGACTGTAGTTGCGGGTATGAAGCAGATGCACTTTGCAATGATGATACTTATTTTAGCATGGAGCATTAAGAGCGCGTGCGATGCCGTTGGAACAGCAGACTATGTAGTAAGCGTTGCATCAAAAGTCCTTTCTCCGGGATTGGTTCCACTGGTGGTCTTCCTGGTGGCAGCGTTCATCTCATTCACAACAGGAACATCCTGGGGAACCTTTGCCATAATGATGCCGATTGCCGTCCCGCTGGCCTATGAGTTGAGTGGAAGCTTTGGTCCTGTGGTCTATGCGAGCATCGCCTCTGTCTTTGCCGGAGGTGTTTTCGGTGACCACTGCTCGCCGATAAGCGACACCACGATCATGAGCTCAATGTTCTCTGGCTGTGACCACATAGACCACGTGAGCACCCAGATTCCATACGCGCTCACAGCGGCGGCCGTCGGTGCTTTAATGCTCGTGCTGTTTGCCACTGGCCTGACTAATGGATGGATACTTTTGATAATAGCAGTGCCCCTCCTGATAGTGGCCCATCACGTCCTAAGCGAGTGGTATGGGGCAAAAGTTGGAATCCCACACGGCAAAGTGCCGATATATGTTGTGGAGGAAAATATCGAAAGAACTGGTGGGGCAACTCCGAGAGGAGCTGTTCTCGGAGAGGAATGAGCCCTTTTCTATTTTTCCATTTTAAAAAGTTAAAGCTTTAGAGAAAAGTCACTCTTTTAAAACCTCCTCCAGAGTCTTTTTCAACTCCCTATATGCTTCTTCGAGGGACTCTGGAATGACTTTCGTGTCTGCTATTACAGGCATAAAGTTAGTATCGCCGTTCCACCTCGGCACGATGTGGAGGTGAACGTGGTCGTCTATGCCAGCTCCCGCCACTCTTCCAAGATTTACTCCCATATTAAACCCGTCTGGATTCATAGCTTTCTTCAAAACCTTTATCATAAGTTGGGAAAGCTTCATAATATCCAGAAGCTCCTCATCGGTGAGGTCTTCCCATTTTCCAACGTGTCTGTAAGGGGCTATCATAACGTGGCCGGGATTATAGGGATAGTTGTTCATGATAACGAAGGCATGCTCGCCCCTGTACAGGATTAGCCTCTCTTCATCGCGGTTTTCTTTTGGGAAATCACAAAATATGCAGCCGTTGTGTTTTGGGGAACGGATGTACTCGATGCGCCACGGTGCCCAGAGTATCTTCATGCTCTCACCTCAATTGGGGGAAAACACTGGGATTAAAAAAGTTTCTCATAAACTTTTTAATTCTCCTTGGATATTCACTTCAGGTGGTATTGTATGAAAAGAAAAGGGATTCTTATTATTCTCGATGGGCTCGGAGATAGACCGGTAAAGGAACTCGGTGGAAAAACGCCACTTGAGTATGCAAACACCCCAAACATGGATAAGCTCGCAAAAATGGGGATTCTGGGCCAGCAAGACCCAATAGCTCCGGGCAAGCCCGCAGGAAGTGATACCGCACATCTTGCCATCTTTGGCTACGACCCCTATCAAACCTACAGAGGAAGGGGCTTCTTTGAAGCTCTTGGCGTAGGACTGGACTTGGATGAAGACGACCTGGCATTTAGGGTTAACTTTGCCACAATCGAGAACGGAATAATAACTGACAGGAGAGCTGGAAGGATAAGTACGGAAGAGGCCCACGAGCTTGCGAGAGCCATTCAGGAGAACGTTAAGATACCAGTGGAGTTCGTATTTGTCGGAGCAACAGGCCACAGAGCAGTTCTCGTGCTCAAAGGCATGGCCAAGGGATATAAGGTTGGAGAAAACGACCCACACGAAGCTGGAAAGCCACCGCACAGGTTTGAGTATGCCGATGAGGAGAGCAAAAAAGTTGCAGAAATTTTAGAAGAATTCGTGCAGAAAGCCCATGGGGTTCTTGAGAAGCACCCTATAAACGAGAAGCGCAGAAAAGAAGGAAAACCAGTCGCAAACTACCTCCTCATCAGAGGGGCTGGAACATATCCAAACATCCCGATGAAGTTCACCGAGGAGTGGAAGGTTAAAGCTGCTGCCGTTGTTGCGACTGCCCTAGTTAAAGGCGTTGCGAGGGCTATAGGCTTTGACGTCTATACTCCAGAGGGAGCTACCGGTGAGTACAACACCGACCCGATGGCCAAGGCAAAGAAAGTCGTTGAGCTCCTGAATGACTACGACTTTGTGTTCCTCCACTTCAAGCCAACCGATGCAGCAGGTCACGACAACAACCCCACGAAAAAGGTTGAAATGATAGAAAAAGCCGATGAAATGATAGGGTACATAATTGAGAATATCGACCTTGAGAATACCGTAATAGCAATCACTGGCGATCACTCAACACCTTGCGAAGTTAAAAACCACAGCGGCGATCCCGTGCCTCTCCTAATTGCCGGTGGAGGAGTTAGGGCAGATTACGCGGAGAGCTTTGGCGAAAGGGAGTGCATGCGCGGAGGAATAGGAAGGGTCAGAGGAAAATACATAGTGCCAATGATGATGGACTTAATGGGGAGAACTGAAAAGTTTGGAGCTTAGCTTCTTTTTACTCTTCCTTGATTTTTGAAAGCCCTCCTCTTGTCGTCGATATCTTCATTTAGCAGCTTTGACTTGTATTGTATTCCATAGTTTCTAGTAGTCTTTAAGAGGTTATTTCTTAATTTCTCCTCATCCTTGCTTCCCAGCGAAGGAAAATAAACAGAAATATCATAAAAATCGTGATATAGTAGCTGATAGCAAAAGGCAGAACACCCATAATTCCCAATGTGTAGAGGGTAGCCAGAATTATAACAACTGGGAGCAACAACCTATAGAGGCGTTTCCTCTCCATTCCTTTCACTCCGTGTTGGTATTCTCCTTGATTTTTAAACGTTTTGGAAAAAGAGTATAAAATCAGCTAACATTGGACTTCCTTCACTTGTCGAGGTGCTTTAAAGCCTCTATTAGTTTGTCATTTTCCTCTTTTTTCCGAATGCTGAATCTTATGTGGCCAGGCAATCCAAAACTTGAGCAGTCTCTAACGAGTATCCTCTTCTCCACAAGCTTCTCAACCGTGGTTTTTGCATCTCCAACGTATTTGATAAAGAAGTTTGCATCGCTTTTTACGTTCAATTCACGTTCTACTCGCTCTTTTTCTTCCCAGATTAGTGGCATTGTTCGTTTTAAGTGTTCAAATTCATCCGCTATGACAAACTCTAAAAACGCATAGCCAAGGGACCCAATGCTCCAAGGCATCCTTACACTTTTGAAGGCCTCCTCAAACCCAACAACATAGCCAACTCTAATTCCTGGCAAGCCATAGCTCTTTGTAAATGTTCTCAGCTTTACTATGTTTTCACTTTCGGGACTTTCTGCATCTTTCACGAAATCTATAAAAGCCTCATCTAGAACGAGAAGTGAATTTTCATCCTCCACTGCTTGGATTAAGGGCTTAAGATCTTTCACCCCATAGAATTTCCCATCAGGGTTGTTGGGATTGCAGAAGAAGATAATACTACCTTTATCAACTTTCTCAGCCATTGTTCTTGGATCATTTGGAGTCTTTATGATCTCAGCCCCAAAAATTTTTGCAATTCTCTCGTATTCTCCGTAGGTGTGCTCTGGAATGATCACTTTTCTTTTTCCTTTCATTGCGAGGATGCCAACTAGGTATAAAGCTTCGGTTATTCCAGCCGTGACCGTTAATGGTTCCCCCACAATGCTCGAAAGTTCTTCTTCAAGCCCTTCCCAGTAGAGGTAGCGATTGCTTAGGGTTTTAGCACGCTCAACCATCTCATCTATCCATTCTGGAAGATAGGGGTTCAATGAGGCTGAAAAGTCCAACAATCCCTCCCTTCTAGCGCCTCCATGCTGAGCTTTAAATTTAACAGGCTTAAGCATTCTACCACCTCCACATAGCCAAAGCAGATATAAGTATCCATTCACCCACAACAATCCAGTAGATTCTAAGAGCTCGTTTTATATCCTCAAGTTCTGGTGCTTTGCCATCAAAATGGTATGCCCCGTATTTCTCAAGCCAGACTCCTAAAACGGCGCTCATTGCCGCAATCGGTTTATCCCCATTTATTTTGAATTTGGCCTTTTTATAATGAGACAACACCTTTCTAGGGCCGAAAGGAAGAAACAAAAGAACGGTAAAACGTGCAGGAATAAAGTTTACAAGGTCGTCCATTCTAGCTGCAAACTTTCCAAAAAACTCGTATCTCTCATTCCTATATCCAATCATGGCATCGAGAGTGTTTATGGCTCTATACACCAATGCCCCGCTTAACCCAAAGAGGAGAAAATAGAAAATTGGAGCAACCACACTATCCACGATGTTCTCGGCGAGGCTCTCGATTGCTGCTGAGTTAAGATGATACCTATCTAGGCTTTTCACATCTCTGCTCACAATCAAACCAACGTACTTTCGCTGTTCTTCGATGTCTTCTCTTATGGTGTTCTTTACATGCCAGGCAAGGCTTTTTATAGCAAAGGAGGTCTTTAAAAGGTAAGCACCCAAGGCAATGCTAAGCCATCTAGGCAAAAAGTAAGGAAGTTTTGAAAGGAAAAAGGCAAAGCCAATCACAGCCATCGCCCCTAAAGACCCTATAACAAGGTCTAGAGCTGGACTTCTCCTTCTGTAATGTTTATCAAAAAATTCAATGAGCTTGCCAAACCACACTACAGGGTGAATTAAGGCAGGTGGTTCTCCTATCATCAAGTCCCACACCAAAGCAAGGAGAAAGATTATCGGCTTCATTTCGGCATCAACAGTGTTGGATATTTTATCCTTTTAACTCTTTCCGGAGCTCAATTTAGGGAGAACTAGAATTATCAAAAACTTTGATGGCAATATTTTGCCACGTTTCAAAATACTCCACCATGAATTGAGACAAATGCCTTTCTTATCTCTTCATACTCTTCAAGAATATCCTCATTTGGTTCTTTTATTCCTCTCCTAACGTACCAGGCTGGATGTCTAAGGTAAATTGCACCAAGGCCAAGCTTTTTCAGGGCTTTCTGAGCAGTTCTGCCGACGGCAAAAATAGTTTTAGGCTTGAGGATATCGAGTTCCCTCCCCAAAAGCCCTAGCTCCTTTTCCCCAAATCCTTTCAGCTTGTTTTCCGGAGGATTGCACTTAACAACATTGGTGATGTACACAAAATCCGGGTTTATGCCGAGAGAAAAGAGGGTCTTCCTAAGAAGCATTCCCGAGGCATCTCTGTAGAAGCATATTCCCGTTAATCCGCACCCCTTTCTGCCCGGCGCTTCACCTATTAAAGCAATTTTTGAACCCACCCATCCGTTTGCAAAGGGCAAGCCTTCAAAGGCTTTTATTTTCATCTGGTATTCATAGTTTTCTCTACTGCAGAACCTCAAGGGAGATCTAAGAAATTCATGATAAAGCTTAACAAGCTCATAAGCCTTTTTCTCATCCTTCTCATCTTTGACCAGAAACCTTTCCTTCGGGTTGTATAGGGTTTTAGCATAAACCCCATAGGTTTTCTCATCCAGAGAAAGAAGGTCTCTCCACGTCTTTAAGAATAACGGCATGGTTTTGAAGTTTTTTGGATTTATATAAACTTCGCCAATCCTTTTAAGGCTCTCAAACCTCAGCAGCATAAAGGATAAAATGTCCAATAGATTTATAATTTTGGTGGTGGCATGGAGACAAAATTTTGTGAGGGAATAATTGT belongs to Thermococcus bergensis and includes:
- the thyX gene encoding FAD-dependent thymidylate synthase — encoded protein: MDGLKVKLVNYTPKPLETVTWAALISYWEEWESEAFERVTRTDVENHLPRVLGYGHESILEHAVFTFAIEGISRVASHQLIRHRIASYTQQSQRYIKLNPEDVEETFVIPEGVKENPELYEKWKKLMREAIELYEETYARGIHQEDARFILPQAVRTKIVVTMNLRELKHFLGLRACERAQWEIREVAWKMLEEIAKRDDLRPIIKWAKLGPRCISLGYCPERELMPSGCWKRTREKWRKLAE
- a CDS encoding ACT domain-containing protein, with the translated sequence MGAEKKSIMEIVREEIMRRPVIQECIRLGIVNYSALARLLIGELGLAFSVPAVKMALIRLGEELKGEKSVLESRVRKVIGGSIIELQSDVSVVTLPKEGVSGIMEKISAIMGESRFFQLTQGRETFTVVISSEDEEKVLSLARDVIEILREQTALTIVSPEGIISTPGVVAFMASALSLNGINITQVISCYKDTIFVIDRRDAPRAYQLLEELIRRMR
- a CDS encoding Na+/H+ antiporter NhaC family protein — translated: MSDFGVLSLLPPLVAIGLAILTKRVLFALFFGVWVGGLLVAGGDPVGATTQTLKWIVFNIASAWEENGQIVTDLWNTRILLFDALIGAGVALIYKSGGMNAIAKAVTRKIRTSRAASLMAAIFGTIIFFDDYTNTIIVGNTMRPITDRARVSREFLAYADDSTAAPVAVLAVVSTWIGYELGLLKDAIASVGESISAYSAWFASWPYRFYPILAIILVYLVAITHRHYGPMLKAEYRARKEGKVLRDGAQPMMTTEIDVGMPIEGKESVWTFILPVLTLVALTFIGLWVTGGGSATYAEGGFQAVLSNADSTWALVWGSFGMVVVAMALVIGMKIMSLKEVEETVVAGMKQMHFAMMILILAWSIKSACDAVGTADYVVSVASKVLSPGLVPLVVFLVAAFISFTTGTSWGTFAIMMPIAVPLAYELSGSFGPVVYASIASVFAGGVFGDHCSPISDTTIMSSMFSGCDHIDHVSTQIPYALTAAAVGALMLVLFATGLTNGWILLIIAVPLLIVAHHVLSEWYGAKVGIPHGKVPIYVVEENIERTGGATPRGAVLGEE
- a CDS encoding HIT family protein; its protein translation is MKILWAPWRIEYIRSPKHNGCIFCDFPKENRDEERLILYRGEHAFVIMNNYPYNPGHVMIAPYRHVGKWEDLTDEELLDIMKLSQLMIKVLKKAMNPDGFNMGVNLGRVAGAGIDDHVHLHIVPRWNGDTNFMPVIADTKVIPESLEEAYRELKKTLEEVLKE
- a CDS encoding 2,3-bisphosphoglycerate-independent phosphoglycerate mutase, giving the protein MKRKGILIILDGLGDRPVKELGGKTPLEYANTPNMDKLAKMGILGQQDPIAPGKPAGSDTAHLAIFGYDPYQTYRGRGFFEALGVGLDLDEDDLAFRVNFATIENGIITDRRAGRISTEEAHELARAIQENVKIPVEFVFVGATGHRAVLVLKGMAKGYKVGENDPHEAGKPPHRFEYADEESKKVAEILEEFVQKAHGVLEKHPINEKRRKEGKPVANYLLIRGAGTYPNIPMKFTEEWKVKAAAVVATALVKGVARAIGFDVYTPEGATGEYNTDPMAKAKKVVELLNDYDFVFLHFKPTDAAGHDNNPTKKVEMIEKADEMIGYIIENIDLENTVIAITGDHSTPCEVKNHSGDPVPLLIAGGGVRADYAESFGERECMRGGIGRVRGKYIVPMMMDLMGRTEKFGA
- a CDS encoding aminotransferase class I/II-fold pyridoxal phosphate-dependent enzyme, with the translated sequence MLKPVKFKAQHGGARREGLLDFSASLNPYLPEWIDEMVERAKTLSNRYLYWEGLEEELSSIVGEPLTVTAGITEALYLVGILAMKGKRKVIIPEHTYGEYERIAKIFGAEIIKTPNDPRTMAEKVDKGSIIFFCNPNNPDGKFYGVKDLKPLIQAVEDENSLLVLDEAFIDFVKDAESPESENIVKLRTFTKSYGLPGIRVGYVVGFEEAFKSVRMPWSIGSLGYAFLEFVIADEFEHLKRTMPLIWEEKERVERELNVKSDANFFIKYVGDAKTTVEKLVEKRILVRDCSSFGLPGHIRFSIRKKEENDKLIEALKHLDK
- the cbiB gene encoding adenosylcobinamide-phosphate synthase CbiB, producing the protein MKPIIFLLALVWDLMIGEPPALIHPVVWFGKLIEFFDKHYRRRSPALDLVIGSLGAMAVIGFAFFLSKLPYFLPRWLSIALGAYLLKTSFAIKSLAWHVKNTIREDIEEQRKYVGLIVSRDVKSLDRYHLNSAAIESLAENIVDSVVAPIFYFLLFGLSGALVYRAINTLDAMIGYRNERYEFFGKFAARMDDLVNFIPARFTVLLFLPFGPRKVLSHYKKAKFKINGDKPIAAMSAVLGVWLEKYGAYHFDGKAPELEDIKRALRIYWIVVGEWILISALAMWRW
- a CDS encoding uracil-DNA glycosylase family protein is translated as MLLRFESLKRIGEVYINPKNFKTMPLFLKTWRDLLSLDEKTYGVYAKTLYNPKERFLVKDEKDEKKAYELVKLYHEFLRSPLRFCSRENYEYQMKIKAFEGLPFANGWVGSKIALIGEAPGRKGCGLTGICFYRDASGMLLRKTLFSLGINPDFVYITNVVKCNPPENKLKGFGEKELGLLGRELDILKPKTIFAVGRTAQKALKKLGLGAIYLRHPAWYVRRGIKEPNEDILEEYEEIRKAFVSIHGGVF